One window of Phycisphaeraceae bacterium genomic DNA carries:
- a CDS encoding LptF/LptG family permease: MTRNLLLATAVLVTVIAFAATIKPLADGRLAPLEAMKFMLLAIPPMLAYALPFAGCFASTLVYHRLSSDNEFVAAAAGGISHRSLLLPAAFLGLILFGSMLLLNAQIIPRFLVSMQNMITQDIAKILATRINRGQSVELRRLLVFADRAQPIELESGSEARTALVLARPTVIECDDNGNVVSEGSAGRATLWVFPEASSAESGPTTRIAMRFEDFASKDVKTGLVTGKTLPVSITVPSSLSDDPKFLRSDELRALRTKPERMSWIDMRRRRLADELALRRALDGMSRSLAAAGSFTLLDAAGRQVVVRADTIKPANDKTWSVLARDGAGVEIDLLRSEGGGLVRTGGVRYVARSVALAPDASEGRPDGDLALRLELRDVSSSPLNEAGTPAATKRERVSLTGLLAPKDQLSALLKLGAFPLLEEAASSEKDANVASRSGDLRNMIAYLQDEITSRQHERYAIAASCLVMMLTGAVTALRFSRSLPLTVYLWSFFPALVCVITISGGQQFARSSGWIGLPLLWAGVAALGLYTFWTYLIVRRH, translated from the coding sequence TTGACGCGCAATCTCCTGCTGGCGACGGCCGTGCTTGTGACGGTTATCGCCTTTGCCGCGACCATCAAGCCTCTCGCCGACGGGCGACTCGCGCCCCTCGAGGCGATGAAGTTCATGCTGCTGGCGATCCCCCCGATGCTCGCGTACGCGCTTCCCTTCGCGGGCTGCTTCGCGAGCACGCTCGTCTATCACCGCCTGAGCAGCGACAACGAGTTCGTCGCCGCCGCCGCCGGCGGCATCAGCCACCGGTCGCTTCTTCTTCCCGCCGCATTCCTGGGCTTGATTCTCTTTGGGAGCATGTTGCTGCTGAACGCCCAGATCATCCCCCGTTTCCTGGTGAGCATGCAGAACATGATCACGCAGGACATTGCAAAGATTCTCGCCACGCGCATCAATCGGGGCCAAAGCGTCGAACTCCGAAGGCTCTTGGTCTTCGCCGATCGGGCGCAGCCGATCGAGCTCGAGTCGGGATCCGAAGCGCGCACGGCGCTCGTCCTTGCCCGCCCGACCGTCATCGAGTGCGACGACAACGGCAATGTCGTCAGCGAGGGAAGCGCCGGGCGCGCCACGCTCTGGGTCTTCCCCGAGGCGTCGAGCGCGGAGTCCGGCCCGACAACGCGGATCGCCATGCGATTCGAGGACTTCGCGAGCAAGGACGTCAAGACCGGCCTGGTCACAGGCAAGACGCTTCCGGTCTCGATCACCGTGCCGTCCTCGCTCTCGGACGACCCGAAGTTTCTCCGATCGGACGAGCTGCGCGCGCTGAGAACCAAACCCGAGCGCATGAGCTGGATCGACATGCGGCGCCGGCGGCTGGCGGACGAACTCGCTCTGCGCCGCGCACTCGACGGCATGTCGCGCTCGCTCGCGGCGGCCGGATCGTTCACACTGCTCGATGCCGCCGGTCGGCAGGTGGTCGTCCGAGCGGACACGATCAAACCCGCCAACGACAAGACGTGGAGCGTTCTCGCCAGGGACGGCGCCGGTGTCGAGATCGATCTGCTCCGATCCGAAGGGGGCGGCCTCGTTCGCACCGGTGGCGTTCGGTATGTCGCCCGGTCGGTCGCGCTCGCGCCGGATGCCTCCGAGGGCCGGCCCGACGGCGATCTCGCGTTGCGGCTCGAGCTTCGCGATGTTTCGTCCTCGCCTCTCAACGAAGCGGGCACGCCCGCCGCGACCAAGCGCGAGCGGGTGTCGTTGACCGGACTGCTCGCGCCGAAAGACCAGCTCTCGGCGCTTCTCAAACTCGGCGCCTTCCCGCTGCTCGAGGAGGCCGCGTCCTCCGAAAAGGACGCCAACGTCGCGAGCCGTTCGGGCGACCTTCGCAACATGATCGCGTATCTGCAGGACGAGATCACCAGCCGCCAGCACGAGCGCTACGCGATCGCCGCCAGTTGCCTTGTGATGATGCTGACCGGGGCCGTCACGGCGCTTCGGTTCAGTCGCAGCCTGCCGCTCACGGTTTACCTCTGGAGCTTCTTCCCTGCGCTCGTCTGCGTCATCACCATCAGCGGCGGACAGCAGTTCGCCCGATCCAGCGGCTGGATCGGTCTGCCCCTGCTCTGGGCGGGCGTCGCCGCGCTCGGCTTGTACACGTTCTGGACATATTTGATCGTCCGGCGGCATTGA
- a CDS encoding glycosyltransferase family 39 protein yields MSDPLPDAKFAPWRHCVSRQALILVALVTLARLVYIAWFCPYNLVEDEAQYWVWSLRPDWSYYSKGPGIAWSIWISTHLLGVSEWGVRAFAPIYAAFSALAIAGLSTDVARDRRASFAGAALFFLIPAFTLNSTFLMTIDGPMVACWAIACWAGFRALYRNSRSAWIVLGVAIGAGVACKYTILLLVPSLLIAAMVERKRLNVPRRFPVLALLSLACIGAGLLPIAIWNQQNGWPAMAHFLGHAKLPGGDRPATAKVDPYTLKWTLEFLGIQLAAGGPALVLMWLGFKSLRSGDAPARSSATYLAAMGCTTFVFYFFATFLTSVEANWAIGGFVSLSALGAVAVVRGMDDWRVRMERWRATPPAERTREGVFLKRPETASQIAWHFTLFYGIAAAILILRLDLIARIPGIEGRVALHRLMGAPQFADALGKLEKEHTDPVEGPLLLISYHYGVAAQLTFYLPDHPMVYVAGSHLGYRRTQWDLWPDMSLSQPALLGKNALLIGASAPQWEPAFRSLTDLGHQPADLRRDRWVYFGRGFLGFDRSKGTGS; encoded by the coding sequence ATGAGCGATCCGCTTCCGGACGCCAAATTCGCTCCGTGGCGGCACTGCGTCTCACGCCAAGCATTGATTCTGGTTGCGCTCGTCACGCTCGCGCGCCTTGTCTACATCGCCTGGTTCTGCCCGTACAACCTCGTCGAAGACGAAGCCCAGTATTGGGTCTGGAGTCTGCGGCCCGACTGGTCTTATTACTCCAAAGGCCCCGGAATCGCGTGGTCGATCTGGATTTCGACTCACCTTTTGGGAGTCAGCGAATGGGGGGTTCGAGCGTTCGCCCCCATCTATGCGGCGTTCAGCGCGCTCGCGATCGCCGGTCTCAGCACGGACGTTGCACGCGACCGGCGCGCCTCGTTCGCGGGCGCGGCGCTCTTCTTTCTGATTCCGGCGTTCACGCTCAACAGCACGTTCCTGATGACGATCGACGGACCGATGGTCGCGTGCTGGGCCATCGCGTGCTGGGCCGGTTTTCGCGCGCTCTACCGAAACTCACGCAGCGCCTGGATCGTGCTCGGAGTCGCGATCGGCGCCGGTGTCGCATGCAAGTACACGATACTGCTGCTCGTGCCGAGCCTCCTCATCGCAGCGATGGTGGAACGCAAAAGGCTGAACGTGCCTCGCCGATTCCCGGTGCTGGCCCTTCTCTCGCTCGCGTGCATCGGCGCGGGCTTGCTGCCCATCGCCATCTGGAACCAGCAGAACGGCTGGCCCGCGATGGCGCATTTTCTTGGTCACGCCAAACTTCCCGGCGGCGACCGGCCCGCGACCGCAAAGGTTGACCCGTACACGCTCAAGTGGACCCTCGAGTTTCTCGGTATTCAGTTGGCAGCCGGGGGCCCGGCGCTCGTGCTCATGTGGCTCGGCTTCAAGTCGCTCCGCTCGGGCGATGCGCCGGCGCGTTCCTCCGCCACGTATCTCGCCGCGATGGGCTGCACGACATTCGTCTTCTATTTCTTCGCGACTTTCCTGACCAGCGTCGAAGCGAACTGGGCGATCGGCGGCTTTGTTTCGCTCAGCGCTCTCGGAGCGGTCGCTGTCGTTCGGGGCATGGATGACTGGCGCGTGCGAATGGAACGCTGGCGCGCCACGCCCCCCGCCGAGCGCACACGCGAAGGCGTTTTTCTGAAGCGCCCGGAGACGGCGTCGCAGATCGCATGGCATTTCACCCTCTTCTACGGGATTGCCGCCGCGATTCTCATCCTCAGGCTCGACCTGATCGCGCGAATTCCCGGCATCGAAGGCCGCGTCGCGTTGCACCGGTTGATGGGCGCGCCTCAGTTTGCCGACGCGCTCGGAAAACTGGAAAAGGAGCACACCGATCCGGTCGAGGGCCCGCTACTGCTGATTTCGTACCATTACGGCGTGGCGGCACAGCTCACCTTCTACCTGCCCGATCACCCCATGGTTTACGTCGCGGGCAGCCACCTCGGCTATCGGCGCACGCAGTGGGATCTGTGGCCAGACATGTCGCTCTCTCAGCCCGCGCTGCTCGGTAAGAACGCACTACTCATCGGCGCGAGCGCGCCGCAATGGGAGCCCGCCTTCCGCTCGCTCACCGATCTCGGCCACCAGCCCGCCGATCTCAGGCGCGATCGCTGGGTCTATTTCGGCCGCGGGTTTCTCGGGTTTGATCGATCCAAGGGGACGGGCTCATGA
- a CDS encoding phosphatase PAP2 family protein → MTASRPIRQDYFFDSERKSRTRARIAFATIALAGLLVTYFLDTALFHALYVGKDQDWIVESKAWYQILRQTGDVRTWLIVALAVFAHAFWRAFGGNSPRIRLGGILTIALAPVFSGIAAELLRALLGRERPLSETGQFQDHVWRPFLSGIYHDKVWFDISNLGLPSSHAAVAMAGAIATARAFPGSGIVLVPIAVGCGITRMLSGRHFSSDVFLGLVVGWAVSSIVAAAFRRVR, encoded by the coding sequence ATGACCGCATCGCGGCCCATCCGCCAGGACTATTTCTTTGACTCCGAAAGAAAGAGTCGCACCCGCGCGCGGATCGCCTTCGCCACGATCGCGCTCGCCGGGCTGCTGGTGACTTATTTCCTCGACACAGCTCTCTTTCACGCGTTGTATGTGGGGAAGGACCAGGACTGGATCGTCGAGTCAAAGGCCTGGTACCAGATCCTCCGCCAAACCGGCGACGTCCGGACGTGGCTCATCGTCGCGCTCGCGGTCTTTGCGCACGCATTCTGGCGCGCTTTCGGAGGCAATTCGCCGCGCATCCGCCTCGGCGGCATTCTCACCATCGCGCTCGCTCCGGTGTTCAGCGGCATCGCCGCGGAACTCTTGCGCGCCCTGCTCGGCCGCGAACGCCCGCTCTCCGAGACCGGCCAGTTCCAGGATCATGTCTGGCGCCCGTTCCTTTCCGGCATCTATCACGACAAGGTCTGGTTCGACATTTCGAATCTGGGCCTCCCCAGCAGCCACGCCGCCGTGGCGATGGCCGGCGCGATCGCGACCGCGCGCGCCTTCCCCGGCAGCGGCATCGTGCTCGTCCCGATCGCCGTCGGGTGTGGCATCACTCGCATGCTCTCGGGACGCCACTTTTCCAGCGACGTGTTTCTCGGGCTTGTCGTCGGGTGGGCCGTGAGTTCGATCGTTGCCGCGGCGTTCCGTCGCGTGCGCTGA